From the Vibrio vulnificus CMCP6 genome, one window contains:
- a CDS encoding GFA family protein yields MADNKVRTCECQCGLVKVHCRGEPVKTSICHSFECQKRFGSFYGVHARFMTEQIQVEGDIVSFSRLASNGHEISYHFCPACSTTMLLLFSAAPAAVVVPTARFREQSFFSELAGTYFNQKRLTQMTNDT; encoded by the coding sequence ATGGCGGACAATAAAGTAAGAACATGTGAATGCCAATGTGGGTTAGTCAAAGTTCACTGCCGTGGAGAGCCTGTCAAAACCTCGATATGCCATTCATTCGAATGTCAAAAACGCTTTGGTAGCTTTTATGGGGTTCATGCTCGCTTTATGACAGAACAGATTCAAGTAGAAGGTGACATCGTCTCCTTTAGCCGCTTGGCCAGCAACGGCCATGAAATCAGCTATCATTTTTGCCCGGCTTGCAGTACAACCATGCTCCTTCTCTTCTCTGCCGCGCCAGCCGCTGTTGTGGTTCCAACGGCAAGGTTTCGCGAGCAGTCGTTTTTCAGTGAGCTGGCGGGAACCTATTTTAACCAGAAGCGGCTGACACAGATGACAAATGACACATGA
- a CDS encoding peptidoglycan DD-metalloendopeptidase family protein, which yields MSSQVINRRFSQLTSGKKWLLLSLPLVAIIGVSSSLHQPTLTRTIELNLSDNQALNDALSANALEGWQLPPSFEYQIQSGDNLSTIFTQLGFGYQEMMKVMETDLDYLVLDTLRPGNTLRFWQNEETGALEKMELVLSIADKAVFTRNSDGSFSFEQVNLPGEWRQQPLIGTIEGSFSSSAYRLGLNSIEIDQIVSLLREKINFSRDLRAGDSFEIVRRNQFIDGVESGKRQIEAIKIFNRGREITAYLHSDGQFYDAKGQSLQRAFQRYPVTTNWRLSSQFNPHRLHPVTGRVAPHNGTDFATPIGTPVMSTGDGTVILVRKNHPFAGNYIVVEHGSKYKTRYLHLSKVLVTKGQKVSRGQRIGLSGKTGRVTGPHLHYELLEHNRPVDAMKAKIPMASSVPKKEMASFLATVKEMDTLLSDQEKQNI from the coding sequence GTGTCTTCCCAAGTAATCAACAGACGTTTTTCTCAATTAACCAGTGGTAAAAAATGGCTATTATTGTCGCTACCGCTGGTTGCTATTATTGGCGTCTCATCGTCGCTGCATCAGCCGACGTTAACTCGCACTATTGAACTGAATCTTAGTGACAACCAAGCCCTAAACGATGCGCTTTCTGCCAACGCCCTAGAGGGATGGCAACTTCCTCCGAGCTTCGAGTACCAAATTCAATCTGGTGACAACCTAAGTACCATCTTCACCCAATTGGGATTTGGCTACCAAGAAATGATGAAGGTAATGGAAACGGACTTGGATTACCTCGTCCTCGATACCTTGCGTCCTGGCAATACACTGCGTTTCTGGCAAAACGAAGAAACGGGTGCGCTGGAAAAAATGGAGCTCGTGCTAAGTATTGCCGATAAAGCGGTGTTTACGCGAAATAGCGATGGCAGCTTTAGTTTCGAACAAGTGAATTTGCCTGGTGAGTGGCGACAACAGCCTCTTATTGGCACCATTGAAGGGAGCTTTTCTAGCTCAGCCTATCGGTTAGGGTTAAACAGCATCGAAATCGACCAAATCGTGTCGTTACTACGTGAAAAAATCAACTTTTCTCGTGATTTGCGTGCTGGAGATAGTTTTGAGATCGTTCGCCGTAATCAATTTATCGATGGCGTGGAAAGTGGTAAACGTCAAATCGAAGCGATTAAGATCTTTAACCGTGGCCGTGAGATCACGGCGTATTTGCACAGCGATGGGCAGTTCTATGATGCGAAAGGTCAAAGTTTGCAACGTGCTTTCCAACGTTATCCCGTGACGACTAACTGGCGTTTAAGTTCTCAATTTAATCCACACCGCCTACATCCCGTTACGGGACGTGTTGCGCCACACAATGGTACAGACTTCGCGACGCCGATTGGCACGCCAGTCATGTCGACGGGGGATGGTACTGTCATTTTAGTTCGTAAAAACCACCCGTTTGCTGGCAACTACATTGTGGTTGAGCACGGCAGTAAGTACAAAACCCGCTATCTTCATCTGAGCAAAGTGTTGGTGACGAAAGGGCAAAAGGTGTCCCGTGGTCAACGTATTGGCCTTAGTGGTAAAACAGGCCGTGTTACAGGGCCCCATCTTCATTATGAACTGTTGGAGCACAACCGTCCGGTTGATGCGATGAAAGCGAAGATACCGATGGCCAGTTCGGTGCCAAAGAAAGAAATGGCCAGTTTCCTTGCCACGGTGAAAGAGATGGATACGCTCTTAAGCGATCAAGAGAAACAAAATATTTAG
- a CDS encoding HAD family hydrolase, with protein sequence MKFNAAIFDMDGLLLDTERVCMRIFKQACDVQNLPFYQETYLSIIGRNSAGIDAILRAAYGDDLDRLHAEWRKRYNQVVLHEAIPVKEGVIALLEWLKAHQIPAAVATSTQKDVALVKLKLAGLDHYFESITTGCEVTHGKPDPEIYLLAASRLNVPPAQCLAFEDSNNGVRAAVAANMMTYQIPDLVEPCEEVIAFGHRICPSLTEVLKELQPD encoded by the coding sequence ATGAAATTTAATGCTGCCATTTTCGACATGGATGGACTTCTACTCGACACCGAACGCGTTTGTATGCGCATTTTCAAGCAAGCGTGTGATGTACAAAATCTGCCTTTCTATCAAGAGACGTATCTTTCTATCATCGGACGCAATTCCGCTGGTATCGACGCGATTTTACGTGCTGCCTATGGCGATGATCTTGATCGCCTACATGCAGAATGGCGTAAGCGGTATAACCAAGTGGTTCTGCATGAAGCCATCCCTGTCAAAGAGGGCGTGATTGCCCTACTTGAGTGGCTAAAAGCTCACCAGATACCCGCTGCGGTAGCGACCTCTACACAAAAGGATGTCGCGCTGGTAAAACTCAAGCTGGCAGGGCTTGATCACTACTTTGAATCGATTACCACTGGTTGCGAAGTCACTCACGGCAAACCGGATCCTGAAATCTACCTGCTTGCTGCCAGCCGTTTAAATGTACCACCAGCTCAGTGTCTGGCTTTTGAGGACTCGAACAATGGCGTTCGCGCTGCTGTGGCGGCCAACATGATGACCTATCAGATTCCCGATTTGGTAGAGCCATGTGAGGAAGTTATTGCTTTTGGCCATCGTATTTGCCCTTCGTTGACGGAAGTACTGAAAGAGCTGCAACCAGACTAG
- a CDS encoding spermidine synthase, with protein sequence MSINPIVLLFALLCTLLSPFSIGQSTIIHEQKSLYQDIVVFEHQDFRCLSFTAKKGERVQTCEYQDPQDKRIYFPYVRMTLAGLLFNPKPERILIIGLGGGSVPSALAELYPESHMDIVEIDPVVSQIAERYFYFQPSHNTRVHTGDARVYIKRAGLKGQKYDFILLDAFNGEYIPEHLMTREFLMETKQLLSSSGVLVANTFSTSKLYDHESATYRSVFGEFYNFKIPQESGNRVILSMLTSLPNQQALQQQAEALASALQPFAIEIENYPSLMTLEADWDEQARLLTDQFSPANLLK encoded by the coding sequence ATGTCGATTAATCCTATTGTCTTGCTCTTTGCGCTACTGTGCACGTTGCTCTCTCCTTTCTCCATAGGGCAAAGCACTATCATTCATGAACAAAAGTCGCTTTATCAGGATATCGTGGTATTCGAGCACCAAGATTTTCGTTGCCTCTCTTTCACCGCCAAAAAAGGAGAACGAGTCCAAACCTGCGAATACCAAGACCCGCAAGATAAACGTATCTACTTTCCCTATGTGCGAATGACGTTAGCGGGGCTGCTGTTTAACCCGAAGCCTGAGCGAATTCTTATCATTGGTCTCGGGGGCGGCTCGGTCCCCAGTGCGCTTGCAGAGCTTTATCCCGAATCGCATATGGACATTGTCGAAATCGATCCCGTGGTTTCTCAAATCGCGGAACGCTATTTCTATTTTCAACCTAGCCACAACACACGAGTTCACACTGGTGATGCCCGTGTTTACATAAAACGCGCAGGGTTAAAGGGACAAAAGTACGATTTCATTCTGCTGGATGCGTTTAATGGCGAATACATTCCCGAACACCTCATGACTCGAGAATTTCTGATGGAAACTAAGCAACTCCTCAGTAGCAGTGGTGTGTTGGTGGCGAATACATTTTCTACGAGCAAGCTGTATGATCACGAGTCGGCTACATATCGCTCCGTCTTTGGTGAATTTTATAACTTCAAAATTCCTCAAGAGTCGGGCAACCGTGTCATTCTTTCGATGTTAACCTCTTTGCCCAATCAGCAGGCACTGCAACAGCAAGCTGAAGCATTAGCCAGTGCACTGCAGCCATTTGCCATAGAGATAGAGAATTACCCTTCTTTAATGACATTAGAAGCTGATTGGGACGAACAAGCTAGGCTGCTCACAGACCAATTTTCACCCGCTAACTTATTGAAATAA
- a CDS encoding fused MFS/spermidine synthase, translating to MRKATTSNGLILMLAFISGFSIMSIELLGGKVLAPYFGNSIYVWGSIITVFMVALSLGYLLGGNLSAHHPSLKQFARFYLFGALFLLPLIFAGKPIMDFTFLWIDDPRYGSLVTAILLFFIPTVILGMISPYAVRLMVKNEQHSGQIAGRLYFVSTLGSALGTLATSFYLVLWWEINTILLTLTALLLLAGIFAYRLDTAPLFHEVELDVD from the coding sequence ATGAGAAAAGCAACCACATCCAATGGATTGATTCTTATGCTGGCATTCATCAGTGGTTTTAGCATTATGTCCATTGAACTCTTGGGCGGCAAAGTCCTTGCGCCTTACTTTGGCAACAGTATCTACGTATGGGGCAGCATTATTACCGTTTTTATGGTGGCACTCTCATTGGGCTATTTGCTGGGGGGCAATCTTTCCGCACACCATCCTTCTCTAAAACAATTTGCTCGTTTTTACCTTTTCGGAGCCCTGTTTCTCTTGCCCTTGATTTTTGCCGGTAAGCCCATCATGGACTTCACCTTTCTCTGGATAGACGATCCGCGCTACGGTTCTTTAGTCACGGCAATCTTGCTGTTTTTTATTCCTACGGTCATTTTAGGCATGATATCGCCCTATGCGGTGAGATTGATGGTGAAAAACGAACAGCATAGTGGCCAAATCGCCGGTAGGCTCTATTTTGTCTCAACATTGGGTAGTGCACTGGGTACCCTAGCCACTTCCTTCTACCTCGTGCTTTGGTGGGAGATCAATACCATATTGTTAACGCTGACAGCGCTCTTACTGCTGGCTGGGATATTTGCCTACCGGCTGGATACTGCCCCACTCTTCCACGAGGTAGAACTTGATGTCGATTAA
- a CDS encoding NAD(P)-dependent oxidoreductase, with protein MDVKKVAFIGLGVMGYPMAGYLSKAGYETRVYNRTFAKAQKWAEQYQGAAFETPREAALGCDVVFVCVGNDDDVRSVVYGEDGVLAGLEPGAILVDHTTTSAELAVELADACQKVSNAFIDAPVSGGQAGAENGVLTIMCGGDESVFAQVSPVMDAYAKQATLLGENGQGQRCKMVNQICIAGVLQGLSEAILLAQKSGLDVAQVVDTLKHGAAGSWQMENRATTMAQDKFDFGFAIDWMRKDLGFCLKEAQRVGLELPLTKQVDQQYAQLQQDGLGRMDTSVLIKAVAKH; from the coding sequence ATGGACGTCAAAAAAGTTGCATTTATTGGGTTGGGAGTCATGGGCTACCCAATGGCTGGCTATTTAAGCAAAGCGGGTTATGAAACTCGAGTCTACAACCGTACTTTCGCTAAAGCTCAGAAATGGGCAGAGCAGTATCAAGGGGCTGCATTTGAAACGCCTCGTGAAGCTGCTTTAGGTTGTGATGTTGTGTTTGTTTGCGTGGGCAACGATGACGATGTTCGCAGTGTTGTTTATGGAGAAGATGGTGTGCTTGCCGGTTTAGAACCTGGTGCCATTCTTGTTGACCACACCACTACTTCTGCAGAACTGGCTGTTGAACTTGCCGATGCTTGTCAGAAAGTCTCCAATGCCTTTATTGATGCGCCCGTATCTGGTGGGCAAGCCGGTGCGGAAAATGGTGTGTTAACCATCATGTGTGGCGGCGATGAGTCCGTCTTTGCTCAGGTTTCTCCAGTTATGGATGCTTACGCGAAACAAGCCACACTGCTTGGTGAAAATGGTCAGGGGCAGCGCTGTAAAATGGTGAATCAAATTTGCATCGCCGGGGTTTTACAAGGGCTAAGTGAAGCGATTTTATTGGCGCAAAAGTCAGGTTTGGATGTTGCTCAAGTGGTAGACACGCTGAAACATGGTGCTGCAGGTTCTTGGCAAATGGAAAACCGTGCAACTACGATGGCGCAAGATAAGTTTGATTTTGGCTTTGCCATTGATTGGATGCGTAAAGATCTCGGCTTTTGCTTAAAAGAGGCTCAGCGTGTTGGGCTTGAGTTGCCACTGACAAAGCAAGTGGATCAGCAATACGCTCAGTTGCAACAAGATGGTTTGGGGCGCATGGATACCTCGGTGCTGATCAAAGCGGTGGCGAAGCATTGA
- a CDS encoding type II secretion system protein, whose product MKYRQTGFTLIEMIVVLVLIAIVSAVAAVRFLGIQADARSQKVRDMAGQMRTAVDMVYAKSAILGVESSCNYIQKVEVESYYVCHGYPIAYIDAVRRLLNIDRNGGLHINNKEIDGHRVAAISFYADKYTFQTSGDFCQILYQPEKQPQIVSLTDGC is encoded by the coding sequence ATGAAGTATCGTCAAACTGGTTTTACATTAATTGAAATGATCGTTGTGCTGGTGCTTATCGCCATCGTCAGTGCGGTCGCAGCGGTACGTTTTTTAGGAATACAGGCGGATGCTCGAAGTCAGAAGGTTCGTGACATGGCTGGTCAAATGAGAACGGCTGTGGATATGGTTTACGCGAAATCCGCTATTCTTGGGGTGGAAAGCAGCTGTAACTATATTCAGAAAGTCGAAGTAGAAAGCTATTACGTCTGCCACGGCTACCCGATAGCCTACATCGACGCTGTACGGCGCTTGTTGAATATCGATCGCAATGGTGGATTACACATTAATAACAAAGAAATAGATGGTCATCGTGTCGCCGCCATCTCTTTTTATGCGGACAAGTATACCTTCCAAACCAGTGGTGATTTCTGCCAGATCCTCTATCAACCAGAAAAACAGCCACAAATCGTCAGTCTGACCGATGGTTGCTAA
- a CDS encoding GNAT family N-acetyltransferase encodes MFTLDVTEEIKLALVQDSFAKLYAPLVAKQQTYLSQWLAWPSFCQTEQDFQQFVQRSLHEYADKKSVTCAIFYQDNLVGNIGLHEINHDLQRACIGYWLSEELQGKGIVTLSCQKMLEYAFGTLSMELVQLRAAKENTASRAVAERLGMSLEGIISRNERVQDRVLDHAVYALRKSDWQEKHSEK; translated from the coding sequence ATGTTCACTCTCGATGTCACAGAAGAAATTAAACTCGCACTCGTTCAAGACTCCTTCGCAAAACTCTATGCTCCGCTTGTAGCCAAACAACAAACGTATCTATCACAATGGCTAGCTTGGCCCTCTTTTTGCCAAACTGAGCAAGATTTTCAACAATTTGTTCAACGCTCTCTTCATGAGTATGCCGACAAAAAATCCGTGACTTGCGCGATTTTTTACCAAGACAACCTAGTGGGCAACATAGGTTTGCATGAAATCAACCACGACCTACAAAGAGCCTGCATTGGTTACTGGCTCTCTGAAGAACTGCAAGGGAAAGGCATCGTTACCTTGTCGTGCCAAAAAATGTTGGAATACGCCTTTGGCACACTGTCAATGGAGCTGGTGCAACTGAGAGCCGCAAAAGAAAATACCGCTAGTCGTGCTGTTGCTGAGCGTTTAGGCATGAGTCTGGAAGGCATCATTAGCCGTAATGAGAGAGTGCAAGATCGTGTTTTAGATCATGCCGTGTATGCCCTTCGCAAATCCGATTGGCAAGAAAAGCACTCGGAGAAGTAA
- a CDS encoding DUF2913 family protein, which produces MQGIKPAKTNADANQLLSELAVHALLHLQFRRLATPNLYSRQESNDILQKWLKPKLKSNRYKLIKKPLKAITQQAKGESGDLEALLERCVGAESAPVQPHLDSYLLLINEIEKKLGTTILLSRAEDVDLSHDENGCLLCVLTQNLNEHFGSNNEMRSPISMLFRGPMSQRALFLGAIYANNTFTYSVGYQDEQFVRITLELA; this is translated from the coding sequence ATGCAAGGTATTAAGCCAGCTAAAACGAACGCAGATGCGAATCAACTGCTTAGTGAACTTGCTGTTCACGCTTTGTTGCACCTGCAATTCCGTCGCCTTGCTACACCAAATCTTTATTCTCGCCAAGAAAGTAACGATATCCTGCAAAAGTGGTTAAAGCCCAAACTTAAGAGCAATCGCTATAAGTTGATTAAAAAACCACTTAAAGCAATAACACAACAAGCAAAAGGCGAAAGTGGTGATCTAGAGGCTCTGCTCGAACGTTGTGTGGGTGCGGAATCTGCGCCAGTTCAACCCCATCTTGATAGCTATCTGCTACTTATCAATGAAATTGAGAAAAAGTTAGGTACGACCATCTTACTCTCGCGAGCAGAAGATGTGGATTTGTCCCACGATGAAAATGGCTGTCTACTGTGCGTATTGACCCAAAACCTCAATGAGCATTTTGGTTCAAACAATGAAATGCGCTCTCCTATCTCAATGCTATTTCGCGGCCCAATGAGCCAACGTGCTCTGTTCCTTGGTGCTATCTACGCCAATAATACCTTTACCTATTCTGTGGGTTATCAGGACGAACAATTTGTCCGCATCACGCTAGAACTTGCTTAA
- a CDS encoding NupC/NupG family nucleoside CNT transporter produces the protein MNILLSLLGVAALIGCAFLLSESRRSINWKTVFRALLLQVGFAALVLYFPWGQAALAGLSNAVSGLLGFADEGIAFLFGDLASSGFIFAVRVLPIIIFFSALISALYYLGIMQKVIQVIGGGIQKFLGTSKAESLVATGNIFLSQGESPLLIRPFLSSMTRSELFAVMAGGMASVAGSVLGGYAGLGVELKYLIAASFMAAPGSLLMAKIIVPERATPSDYTNIELDKSDQSNVIDALASGAMGGMKVAVAVGTMLIAFVSVIAMVNTGLENLGELFGFTGVTLQAIFGYLFSPLAWLIGIPSNEVLAAGSYIGQKIVMNEFVAFIDFVEHKSLLSEHSQVIITFALCGFANIGSIAIQLGSIGVMAPERRSDVANMGLKAVAAGTLANLMSACLAGIFISL, from the coding sequence ATGAATATTTTGTTGAGTCTATTAGGTGTCGCTGCACTGATCGGTTGCGCGTTTTTGTTGTCGGAAAGCCGACGTTCAATTAACTGGAAAACGGTATTTAGAGCGTTGCTGCTGCAAGTGGGATTTGCAGCTCTGGTTCTCTACTTTCCTTGGGGGCAAGCAGCGCTAGCTGGGCTAAGTAATGCGGTTTCAGGATTACTGGGTTTCGCCGATGAAGGGATCGCTTTCTTGTTTGGTGATTTGGCTTCTTCTGGTTTCATCTTTGCCGTTCGCGTTCTTCCTATCATCATCTTCTTTAGTGCTCTTATCTCTGCCCTGTATTACTTGGGTATCATGCAAAAAGTGATTCAAGTTATTGGTGGTGGCATCCAGAAATTCTTGGGTACCAGCAAAGCCGAGTCTCTTGTTGCAACGGGCAATATCTTCCTTTCTCAAGGTGAGTCGCCATTGCTGATTCGTCCTTTCCTCTCGAGCATGACACGTTCAGAACTGTTTGCGGTGATGGCAGGCGGTATGGCATCGGTTGCGGGTAGTGTACTCGGTGGCTATGCTGGTTTAGGTGTTGAGCTGAAATATTTGATTGCAGCGAGTTTTATGGCGGCACCAGGCAGCTTGTTGATGGCAAAAATCATCGTGCCTGAGCGTGCAACGCCAAGCGACTATACCAACATTGAACTCGATAAATCTGACCAAAGCAACGTGATTGACGCACTGGCAAGTGGTGCGATGGGCGGCATGAAAGTGGCTGTTGCGGTGGGTACTATGCTGATTGCGTTTGTCAGTGTTATTGCCATGGTAAACACGGGTTTAGAAAACTTGGGCGAGCTATTTGGTTTCACTGGCGTCACGTTGCAAGCGATTTTTGGCTACCTATTCTCTCCATTGGCTTGGTTGATCGGTATCCCTTCAAATGAAGTGCTCGCAGCGGGTTCTTACATTGGCCAGAAGATTGTGATGAATGAGTTTGTGGCGTTCATTGACTTTGTGGAACACAAATCGCTGTTGTCAGAGCACAGCCAAGTGATCATCACGTTTGCTTTGTGTGGTTTTGCTAACATTGGTTCGATTGCGATTCAGTTGGGCTCCATCGGTGTGATGGCACCAGAGCGTCGCAGTGACGTAGCAAACATGGGCCTTAAAGCGGTTGCTGCTGGTACGTTAGCCAACCTAATGAGTGCATGTTTAGCTGGGATTTTTATCTCCCTATAA
- a CDS encoding DUF3541 domain-containing protein translates to MNIATRILITLLSLGIGFSAFASEENSKPTYQQSASLIKSTYEQQLYTLSPFKEGHYGLRMYRQTLDPKYSAAVWSDMARVASRLNRFAAEVYTPEQIILYSEKRIASYLDDTDERSVRRYTATKHMPEYLYLGVDLLGSMARANEYGLEHKQDARLREVIRRYDFKKYATNPEMIEAWAAQLANQVYWLKQLGEQDVVQAFIDAFRQTYPDAKDKQLNGQQYGNKLYGMTHIIFADSEYYQHQVDEKQHQWIFDYFREHIDTILIRAKEDIIAEVGISFLLAGLENDPVVEKTRQAIQASIDPERGMIPSVSGDFELESGEHRNVLAIMLLDWQRVNEAPTLQHNPKVFSSMPYGLIADKPAQP, encoded by the coding sequence ATGAATATCGCCACACGGATACTAATTACCCTGCTATCTCTCGGTATCGGCTTCTCTGCCTTTGCCAGTGAAGAAAACAGCAAACCCACTTACCAACAATCAGCATCCTTGATAAAAAGCACTTACGAGCAGCAACTCTATACCTTGTCGCCGTTTAAAGAAGGTCATTACGGATTGCGTATGTATCGCCAAACACTCGACCCAAAATATTCTGCTGCCGTTTGGAGTGATATGGCGAGAGTCGCAAGCCGCTTAAATCGCTTTGCTGCTGAAGTGTATACGCCCGAGCAAATCATTCTTTATTCTGAAAAGCGTATTGCAAGCTATCTTGATGATACTGATGAACGAAGTGTACGCCGCTATACCGCGACAAAACACATGCCTGAGTATCTGTATCTTGGTGTGGATCTGCTTGGCTCGATGGCTCGTGCCAACGAATATGGTTTAGAGCACAAACAAGACGCCAGGTTACGTGAAGTGATCCGCCGCTACGACTTTAAAAAATACGCCACCAATCCGGAAATGATTGAAGCGTGGGCGGCTCAGCTGGCCAATCAAGTTTATTGGCTTAAACAGCTTGGAGAGCAAGACGTCGTGCAAGCGTTTATTGATGCCTTCCGCCAAACCTATCCGGATGCAAAAGATAAGCAGCTCAATGGCCAACAATACGGCAACAAGCTCTACGGAATGACCCATATTATCTTCGCTGATTCAGAGTACTATCAGCATCAAGTGGATGAGAAGCAGCATCAATGGATCTTTGACTATTTCCGTGAACACATTGACACCATATTAATTCGAGCTAAAGAAGACATCATCGCAGAAGTCGGGATCAGCTTTTTGCTCGCAGGATTAGAAAATGATCCGGTGGTAGAAAAAACACGCCAAGCCATTCAAGCTTCAATCGACCCTGAACGCGGCATGATCCCGTCAGTATCCGGTGATTTTGAGTTAGAGTCAGGCGAACACCGTAACGTGTTAGCCATTATGTTGCTCGATTGGCAGCGCGTGAATGAAGCCCCCACCCTGCAACACAACCCGAAAGTCTTTTCCTCAATGCCTTACGGTTTGATTGCCGATAAGCCAGCTCAACCCTAA
- a CDS encoding alpha-ketoglutarate-dependent dioxygenase AlkB family protein yields MSSSLFLFDSPDWLTITDGQLLWWPTFLSQDQAETYFTQLKHELPWEQKAIQMFGRQVLQPRLQAWCGDAAYTYSGLTMQPLPWTPTLLDLKARCENASGHLFNSVLANLYRNGQDSMGWHQDDEPELGRNPVIASVNLGESRRFVLQHLISKEKIEFELTSGSLLIMAGSTQHYWRHCVPKTAKTKSERINLTFRQIISTAI; encoded by the coding sequence ATGTCATCTTCGCTGTTTTTGTTTGATTCACCCGATTGGCTGACCATAACCGATGGCCAGTTGCTGTGGTGGCCGACATTTCTTTCTCAAGATCAAGCCGAAACATACTTTACTCAGTTAAAGCATGAACTTCCGTGGGAGCAAAAAGCCATTCAAATGTTTGGCCGCCAAGTCCTACAACCTCGTCTTCAGGCTTGGTGTGGTGACGCGGCTTACACTTATTCAGGCTTGACCATGCAACCTCTGCCTTGGACACCCACGTTACTCGATCTAAAAGCGCGTTGCGAGAATGCCTCCGGCCATTTATTCAACTCGGTATTGGCGAACCTCTACCGCAATGGACAAGACTCTATGGGCTGGCATCAGGATGACGAACCAGAGCTGGGCCGCAATCCCGTCATCGCCTCCGTCAATTTGGGAGAAAGCCGTCGCTTCGTTCTGCAGCACCTCATTAGCAAAGAGAAAATCGAGTTCGAACTGACCAGCGGCTCGTTGTTGATCATGGCAGGCAGCACTCAGCATTATTGGCGACATTGTGTACCCAAAACCGCTAAAACCAAATCGGAGCGGATAAATCTCACCTTTCGCCAGATAATTTCTACCGCCATTTGA